Proteins encoded within one genomic window of Pectobacterium araliae:
- a CDS encoding mandelate racemase family protein → MKIESIDVTVFTYPTRRVSDSAGHSHPGAENQAKMALLTITADDGQKGYAFAPPEVIRPHIVNAFFRKVLIGQNPFDRERLWQDLVHWQRGSANQLTDRALSIVESALWDLQGRVLNMPVHKLLGGYREKVPAYGSTMCGDELEGGLSTPEEYGQFAEKLVQRGYKAIKLHTWMPPVSFAPSPKIDVQACAAVREAVGPDICLMLDGYHWYSRSEALYIGRELQKLDFTWFEEPMEEQSMASYSWLTKSLDIDVIGPESLSGKYFSRADWVKEGACDILRAGVQGVGGLWPCMKVASLAESFGMDCEVHGNGAPNLNVVGAIKNCRWYERGLLHPFLDYDEPAAYLNSIVDPMDDEGFVHLPQRSGLGEDINFDWIEEHTLSKE, encoded by the coding sequence GTGAAAATAGAATCAATTGATGTCACCGTCTTCACTTATCCCACACGTCGGGTTTCTGACAGTGCGGGCCATTCACACCCGGGAGCCGAGAACCAGGCCAAGATGGCGCTGTTGACCATCACAGCAGATGACGGCCAAAAAGGTTACGCTTTCGCTCCGCCGGAAGTGATTCGTCCCCATATCGTTAATGCTTTCTTCCGCAAAGTGCTGATCGGGCAGAACCCGTTCGATCGTGAGCGCCTGTGGCAGGATCTGGTGCACTGGCAACGCGGTAGCGCCAACCAACTGACCGACCGCGCGCTGTCGATTGTGGAATCCGCACTGTGGGATCTGCAAGGGCGTGTGTTGAACATGCCCGTGCATAAACTGCTCGGCGGCTACCGTGAAAAAGTCCCCGCTTACGGCAGCACCATGTGTGGTGATGAGCTGGAAGGCGGTTTATCTACGCCAGAGGAATACGGCCAGTTCGCAGAAAAGCTGGTGCAGCGCGGCTATAAGGCCATCAAATTACATACCTGGATGCCGCCAGTGTCATTCGCGCCTAGCCCGAAAATTGACGTACAAGCTTGTGCGGCAGTGCGTGAAGCGGTCGGCCCGGACATCTGCCTAATGCTGGATGGCTATCACTGGTACAGCCGCAGCGAGGCACTGTACATCGGCCGTGAACTGCAAAAGCTCGATTTCACCTGGTTTGAAGAGCCAATGGAAGAACAGAGCATGGCATCCTACAGCTGGCTGACCAAGAGTCTGGATATCGATGTTATCGGGCCGGAAAGCCTGTCAGGTAAATATTTCAGCCGTGCTGACTGGGTTAAGGAAGGCGCATGCGACATTTTACGCGCGGGCGTGCAAGGCGTCGGCGGTCTCTGGCCGTGTATGAAGGTCGCGAGTCTGGCTGAATCTTTCGGTATGGACTGCGAAGTTCATGGTAACGGTGCGCCAAACCTCAACGTTGTGGGAGCGATCAAAAACTGCCGCTGGTATGAGCGTGGGCTGCTGCATCCTTTCCTCGATTACGATGAACCTGCTGCGTATCTGAATTCGATTGTCGATCCGATGGATGACGAGGGCTTTGTGCATCTGCCGCAACGTTCGGGACTGGGCGAAGATATTAATTTTGACTGGATTGAGGAGCATACCCTAAGTAAAGAATAG
- the nirB gene encoding nitrite reductase large subunit NirB, producing the protein MNKVRLAVIGNGMVGHRFIEELLDKAPTSTYEITVFCEEPRVAYDRVHLSSYFAHHTVEELSLVREGYYEKNGVNVLLGERAITINRSEKAIHSNSGRTVYYDKLIMATGSYPWIPAIKGSNGQDCFVYRTIEDLNAIENCARRSKRGAVIGGGLLGLEAAGALKHLGVETHVIEFAPVLMAEQLDAQGGTLLQRKIENMGVRVHTSKNTQAIQHSGLESRKTMVFADGSTLEVDFIVFSTGIRAQDKLARQCALEIGPRGGIAINDWCQTSDPDVYAIGECAAWQGRPFGLVAPGYKMAQVTVDHLLGHENRFQGADMSAKLKLMGVDVGGIGDAHGHTPGARSYMWLDENKETYKRLIVSADNKTLLGAVLVGDTRDYGNLLQFMLNKIPLPDSPEALILPATAGSAKPTLGVDALPESAQICSCFDVSKGDIIKAINGGCHTVAALKETTKAGTGCGGCIPLLTQVLHAELSKQGIEVNNHLCEHFAYSRQELYHLIQIEKIKTFDQLLEKHGSGYGCEVCKPTVASLLASCWNEYVLKPQHTPLQDSNDNFLGNIQKDGTYSVIPRSAGGEITPDGLIAIGRIAKQYNLYTKMTGSQRMALFGVQKDDLPDVWAQLIEAGFETGHAYAKALRMAKTCVGSTWCRFGVGDSVGFGVELENRYKGIRTPHKMKFGVSGCTRECAEAQGKDVGIIATEKGWNLYVCGNGGMKPRHADLLAADLDRETVVRYLDRFMMFYIRTADKLQRTSVWLDNLEGGIDYLRNVIVKDKLGINDQLEADIARLREGYLCEWQATLEDPEAQKRFAHFINSPVRDPNVQMVSERQQHRPARPAERIPVKQINQEKNSELEEENA; encoded by the coding sequence ATGAACAAAGTCAGACTCGCTGTTATCGGTAACGGGATGGTTGGCCACCGTTTTATCGAAGAGTTGCTGGATAAAGCTCCAACGTCCACCTACGAGATTACCGTCTTTTGTGAAGAACCCCGCGTCGCTTACGATCGTGTCCACCTCTCTTCTTACTTCGCTCACCATACGGTAGAAGAGCTGTCTTTAGTACGAGAAGGTTATTACGAAAAGAATGGCGTTAACGTCCTGCTTGGTGAACGCGCCATCACCATCAACCGCAGTGAAAAAGCCATTCACTCCAATTCCGGCCGTACCGTGTATTACGACAAGCTCATCATGGCCACCGGCTCCTACCCCTGGATTCCTGCCATTAAAGGATCAAACGGGCAAGACTGTTTCGTGTACCGCACCATTGAAGATCTGAACGCCATCGAAAACTGCGCCCGCCGTAGCAAACGCGGTGCGGTGATCGGCGGGGGTCTATTGGGTTTGGAAGCGGCTGGTGCGCTGAAACACCTTGGCGTGGAAACCCACGTCATTGAGTTCGCCCCCGTGCTCATGGCCGAGCAGTTAGATGCACAGGGTGGCACCCTGCTGCAACGCAAGATTGAAAACATGGGTGTGCGTGTGCATACCAGCAAGAATACGCAGGCCATTCAGCATTCCGGTCTGGAAAGTCGCAAGACGATGGTGTTTGCCGACGGCAGTACGCTGGAAGTCGATTTTATCGTGTTCTCTACTGGTATCCGAGCGCAGGACAAACTGGCGCGCCAGTGTGCGCTGGAAATCGGTCCACGCGGCGGTATCGCCATTAACGACTGGTGTCAAACTTCTGACCCTGACGTTTACGCCATCGGCGAATGTGCCGCCTGGCAGGGCAGACCATTTGGTCTGGTTGCGCCCGGCTACAAAATGGCACAGGTCACCGTCGACCACCTATTAGGGCATGAGAACCGATTCCAGGGTGCCGACATGAGTGCCAAGCTCAAATTGATGGGCGTCGATGTCGGCGGAATTGGTGATGCACACGGCCATACGCCGGGCGCACGCAGCTACATGTGGCTGGATGAAAACAAAGAAACCTACAAACGTCTGATCGTCAGCGCTGACAATAAAACGCTGCTGGGTGCGGTACTGGTCGGCGACACGCGGGATTACGGCAACCTGCTGCAATTCATGCTGAACAAAATCCCACTGCCAGATTCCCCGGAAGCGCTGATTCTTCCTGCGACGGCGGGTAGTGCGAAACCGACGCTGGGTGTCGATGCACTGCCGGAAAGCGCACAAATCTGCTCCTGCTTTGACGTGTCCAAAGGTGACATCATCAAGGCGATTAACGGCGGCTGTCATACCGTTGCCGCACTGAAGGAAACCACCAAAGCCGGTACGGGCTGCGGCGGCTGTATTCCACTGCTGACACAGGTACTGCACGCGGAACTCAGCAAGCAAGGGATTGAAGTCAACAATCATTTATGTGAGCACTTCGCCTATTCGCGCCAAGAGCTGTACCATCTGATCCAAATCGAAAAAATCAAAACGTTCGATCAACTGCTGGAGAAACACGGTTCAGGCTACGGCTGTGAAGTCTGTAAACCAACCGTTGCATCGCTATTGGCTTCCTGCTGGAACGAATACGTACTCAAACCACAGCACACGCCGTTGCAGGATTCCAATGATAACTTCCTCGGCAATATCCAGAAAGACGGCACCTATTCCGTGATCCCACGTTCTGCTGGCGGAGAGATCACGCCGGATGGCCTGATCGCCATTGGACGCATCGCGAAGCAATACAACCTGTACACCAAAATGACCGGATCTCAGCGCATGGCGCTCTTTGGCGTACAGAAAGACGATCTGCCTGACGTGTGGGCTCAGCTCATCGAAGCCGGATTTGAAACCGGCCACGCTTACGCCAAGGCGCTACGTATGGCAAAAACCTGCGTCGGCAGCACCTGGTGCCGCTTTGGCGTCGGCGACAGCGTAGGCTTTGGCGTAGAACTGGAAAACCGCTACAAAGGCATCCGCACGCCGCACAAAATGAAATTTGGCGTCTCCGGCTGTACGCGGGAATGTGCAGAAGCACAGGGTAAAGACGTGGGGATTATCGCCACCGAAAAAGGCTGGAACCTCTATGTCTGCGGCAACGGCGGGATGAAACCACGCCACGCCGACCTGCTGGCAGCCGACTTAGATCGCGAAACGGTAGTCCGCTATCTGGACCGCTTCATGATGTTCTACATCCGTACAGCCGATAAGCTCCAACGCACGTCCGTCTGGCTGGATAATCTCGAAGGCGGTATCGACTATCTGCGCAATGTGATTGTGAAAGACAAGTTGGGCATTAACGATCAGCTTGAAGCGGATATCGCACGGCTGCGAGAAGGCTACCTCTGCGAATGGCAGGCGACGCTGGAAGATCCAGAAGCACAGAAACGCTTTGCCCACTTCATTAACAGCCCAGTACGTGACCCGAACGTGCAAATGGTGAGTGAACGTCAACAACACCGTCCGGCGCGTCCTGCCGAGCGTATTCCGGTGAAACAAATTAATCAGGAAAAAAACAGTGAGCTAGAGGAGGAAAACGCATGA
- a CDS encoding ABC transporter permease yields the protein MEDITFWQLISFGEHGWGKLLLIGAGMTLALAIGGFLLGAVIGTIGAWSKICGNRPVRYLADGYTTLIRGIPDLLIIYLLYFGGSSALTLLARLFGSNEFFGFPGFLAGVFAVGISSGAQQTEVYRGAFYAVSKGEIEAAKACGMPTLLRLRRIIIPLLLRHAIPPLGNVWQLVLKTSALVSVTGVAELMTQSQTGAGSTGKPFDFFMAAALLYLLISICSGWIMRRAESHYSRGVKR from the coding sequence GTGGAAGACATTACGTTCTGGCAGCTCATCAGTTTTGGTGAACACGGCTGGGGAAAATTATTACTGATTGGGGCAGGAATGACGCTCGCACTGGCGATCGGCGGCTTCCTGCTGGGGGCGGTGATCGGCACGATCGGTGCCTGGTCAAAAATTTGCGGCAATCGCCCCGTGCGCTATCTGGCCGATGGCTACACCACTCTCATCCGTGGCATCCCCGATCTGCTCATCATCTATCTGCTTTATTTCGGCGGCAGTTCCGCGTTAACCCTGCTCGCCAGGCTGTTTGGCAGCAATGAGTTCTTTGGCTTTCCGGGTTTCCTCGCTGGCGTCTTCGCCGTCGGCATTTCCTCTGGTGCGCAGCAGACGGAAGTCTATCGCGGTGCGTTCTACGCCGTTTCCAAAGGGGAAATTGAGGCCGCCAAAGCGTGCGGAATGCCAACGCTATTGCGCCTGCGCCGTATCATCATACCGCTCCTGCTGCGCCACGCGATCCCCCCACTCGGCAACGTGTGGCAGTTAGTGCTGAAAACCTCTGCGCTGGTTTCCGTTACCGGTGTCGCAGAACTGATGACGCAGTCGCAAACCGGCGCCGGTTCTACCGGTAAACCATTCGATTTCTTCATGGCGGCCGCGCTGCTGTACCTACTTATCTCAATCTGTTCCGGCTGGATTATGCGCCGTGCTGAATCTCATTATTCCCGGGGTGTGAAACGCTGA
- a CDS encoding ABC transporter substrate-binding protein — translation MKARAILRTLLLGSLCMAATPAILSAKTPDDQLIVGMNMNNMLSLDPAAMTGNEVVGIIVNLYDSLVVLDPANLSNILPSLAKTWSVNDAGNVITFNLVDNAKFHSGNPVTAQDFAWSMKRLLSLNMAQATTWKSYGFTAENVEKMIRAKDDHTVEIELPKPNDPKLVIYSLATLGSGSVLDSKTVMKHEKNGDWGNGWLTTNEAGSGPFKLDVWQAKDVLRISKVENSWQGDAKMRRVIFRHMTESQALRLMIEKGDIDVASGMSVPDINALKQDKDVVVDEVKKGTLYYVAMSLKNEYFAKSKVREAVRYLIDYDGVNKTVMPGYGFYHQRPIQKGMDATLPDPGYKLDVPRAKALLAEAGYPNGFEITLRVLSDQPFLNLATSVQSTLAQAGIKAKIISGTGNQVYGAMRDRNFDMLVGRGGGGVDPHPHSSLRSVVYNPDNSDEAKLTNFQGWRTSFYDKPLNDMIDQALLEKDPQKQKQMYINVQNRYEELFPAIIPVSQMIDSVVLRKDVKGYVPHPSSTTHLREVYKQR, via the coding sequence ATGAAAGCACGCGCAATACTCCGTACCCTGCTGTTAGGTTCACTCTGTATGGCCGCAACGCCGGCCATTTTATCGGCAAAAACCCCTGACGATCAGCTGATCGTGGGGATGAACATGAACAACATGCTCTCACTCGACCCGGCCGCCATGACCGGTAACGAAGTGGTGGGCATCATAGTTAACCTCTATGACTCTCTGGTGGTGCTCGATCCTGCCAACCTGAGTAACATCCTGCCTTCTCTGGCGAAAACCTGGAGCGTCAATGATGCGGGCAACGTCATTACTTTCAATCTGGTCGATAACGCCAAATTCCATTCCGGTAACCCTGTAACGGCACAAGATTTCGCCTGGTCGATGAAACGTCTGCTTAGCCTCAACATGGCTCAGGCGACGACGTGGAAATCCTACGGCTTCACGGCGGAAAACGTGGAGAAAATGATCCGTGCCAAAGATGATCACACCGTTGAAATTGAGCTGCCGAAGCCAAACGACCCCAAGCTGGTGATCTATTCGCTGGCGACGTTAGGTAGCGGCTCGGTGCTGGACAGTAAAACAGTCATGAAGCATGAGAAAAACGGTGACTGGGGCAATGGCTGGCTAACTACGAACGAAGCGGGTTCTGGCCCATTCAAGCTGGACGTGTGGCAGGCGAAAGATGTGCTGCGCATCAGTAAGGTTGAGAACAGCTGGCAGGGCGACGCGAAAATGCGCCGCGTGATTTTCCGCCACATGACGGAATCACAGGCGCTGCGTCTGATGATTGAAAAAGGCGACATTGACGTGGCCTCTGGCATGTCGGTGCCAGATATTAATGCGTTGAAACAAGACAAAGACGTCGTGGTTGATGAGGTGAAAAAAGGCACGCTGTACTACGTTGCCATGAGCCTGAAAAACGAATACTTCGCTAAGTCAAAAGTGCGCGAAGCGGTTCGCTACTTGATTGACTACGATGGCGTTAATAAGACGGTGATGCCTGGCTATGGCTTCTATCATCAGCGCCCTATCCAGAAAGGGATGGATGCGACGTTGCCGGATCCTGGCTATAAGCTGGACGTGCCACGCGCTAAGGCGCTGCTGGCCGAAGCAGGTTACCCGAATGGATTTGAAATCACGCTACGTGTTCTTTCCGATCAGCCGTTCCTTAATCTGGCGACGTCGGTGCAGTCCACGCTGGCGCAGGCGGGCATCAAAGCCAAAATCATCTCCGGCACCGGTAATCAGGTTTACGGCGCGATGCGCGATCGTAACTTCGATATGCTGGTTGGCCGCGGCGGTGGCGGCGTCGATCCGCATCCTCACTCCAGCCTGCGTTCCGTTGTCTATAACCCCGATAACAGCGACGAAGCCAAACTGACCAACTTCCAGGGCTGGCGCACCTCTTTCTACGACAAACCCTTGAACGACATGATCGATCAGGCACTGTTGGAGAAAGATCCTCAGAAACAGAAGCAGATGTATATCAACGTGCAGAATCGTTATGAAGAACTGTTCCCGGCCATTATCCCGGTGTCGCAGATGATCGATTCTGTGGTGTTGCGTAAGGACGTAAAAGGCTATGTGCCGCATCCGTCCTCCACGACGCATCTGCGCGAGGTCTATAAGCAGCGCTAG
- the cysG gene encoding siroheme synthase CysG — MDYLPIFCQLHDKPCLLVGGGEIAERKARLLLDAGAVVTVNALDFNDQFRAWEQDAQLTLVHGTFDPCLLNEVWLVIAATDDQDINNHVYASASERRIFCNVVDSPERASFIMPSIIDRSPLMVAVSSGGAAPVLARLLREKLESILPQNLGKLATYAGELRSRVKSRFRNMSARRRFWEKLFVHDRLAQALANENNERVQQLTELLFSAPLDDRGEVTLVGAGPGDAGLLTLKGLQHLQQADIVVYDRLVSKEILNLSRRDAERIFVGKASGYHSVPQDQINQLLEEKARAGHRVVRLKGGDPFIFGRGAEELEHLQQAGVPFSVVPGITAASGCSAYSGIPLTHRDHSQGVRLITGHVKHDTDLDWTSLAAEKQTLVFYMGLQQAEHIQNKLIEQQLPETVPVAIIENGTSTKQRVLSGQLSQLSELAQQASSPSLIIIGNVVGLREKLSWFSDQTA; from the coding sequence ATGGATTACCTACCGATATTCTGTCAGTTGCATGATAAACCCTGTCTGTTGGTAGGAGGCGGTGAAATAGCCGAGCGCAAAGCCCGGCTATTGCTGGATGCTGGCGCAGTGGTTACCGTCAATGCGCTCGATTTTAACGATCAATTTCGAGCGTGGGAGCAGGATGCGCAATTAACGCTGGTACACGGCACCTTCGATCCCTGCTTGCTGAACGAGGTATGGCTGGTGATTGCCGCCACCGACGATCAGGACATCAATAACCATGTCTATGCCAGCGCCAGTGAGCGCCGGATTTTCTGTAACGTGGTTGATTCACCAGAACGCGCCAGCTTCATTATGCCGTCGATCATTGATCGTTCACCGCTGATGGTCGCGGTGTCTTCTGGCGGTGCCGCACCAGTATTGGCTCGACTACTACGGGAAAAACTGGAAAGTATTCTGCCGCAAAATCTCGGTAAGCTGGCGACATACGCAGGCGAATTGCGCAGTCGGGTCAAAAGCCGGTTCCGCAATATGAGCGCGCGCCGTCGCTTCTGGGAAAAGCTCTTCGTACACGATAGGCTGGCACAGGCGCTGGCCAATGAAAACAACGAACGCGTTCAACAACTCACGGAACTGCTTTTCTCCGCGCCGCTTGATGACCGGGGTGAGGTGACGCTGGTCGGCGCCGGGCCGGGCGACGCAGGATTACTTACGCTGAAAGGGCTACAGCATCTCCAGCAGGCTGACATCGTCGTTTACGATCGGCTGGTATCGAAAGAGATTCTCAACCTGTCACGCCGCGACGCTGAGCGTATCTTCGTCGGTAAAGCCTCTGGCTATCACAGCGTTCCTCAAGATCAAATCAATCAGTTGCTAGAAGAAAAGGCACGCGCAGGCCACCGCGTCGTCAGGCTAAAAGGCGGCGACCCGTTTATCTTCGGCCGCGGTGCTGAAGAGTTGGAACACCTGCAACAGGCGGGCGTACCCTTCTCTGTCGTTCCCGGCATTACTGCGGCGTCAGGCTGCTCAGCCTACAGCGGAATCCCACTCACCCATCGCGATCACTCGCAGGGCGTCAGATTGATCACCGGACACGTCAAGCACGACACCGATCTGGACTGGACCAGCCTCGCAGCAGAAAAACAAACGCTGGTGTTTTACATGGGGCTTCAGCAGGCTGAACACATTCAAAATAAGCTCATCGAGCAGCAACTACCGGAAACCGTGCCTGTCGCGATTATCGAAAACGGCACCTCGACCAAACAGCGCGTTCTGAGTGGACAGCTCTCACAACTGAGCGAATTAGCCCAACAGGCCAGCAGCCCGAGTTTGATCATCATCGGCAACGTCGTCGGCCTACGAGAAAAATTGAGCTGGTTCTCTGACCAGACAGCATAA
- a CDS encoding ABC transporter permease, translated as MVFSDWIKPGGVLRRLAKRLFQVIVTLFGLLILTFVIGRVMPIDPVLAIVGQDADQSTYQQVYQQLGLDKPLYVQFFIYFNSLMHGDLGNALLTGRPVMDDIIRVFPATIELATMAIIVGAGLGVPLGVLAAARRGKWADYVVRFISLAGYSTPIFWVGMMGLLVFYAWLNWVGGAGRVDMAYDGLVENRTGLLLVDSLLAGEWDVFRSALNHLVLPATILGFHSLAYISRMTRSFMLAQLSQEYIITARVKGLSEFRVVWAHAFRNILVQLLTVVALAYGSLLEGAVLIETVFSWPGFGSYLTGSLLLGDMNAVMGCVLLVGLIFVTLNLLSDMLYQIFDPRTNA; from the coding sequence ATGGTTTTCTCTGATTGGATCAAGCCGGGTGGAGTACTGCGTCGTTTGGCAAAGCGTCTGTTTCAGGTGATCGTCACGCTGTTCGGGTTATTAATCCTGACCTTCGTGATCGGCCGAGTGATGCCAATCGATCCAGTCCTGGCTATTGTCGGGCAGGATGCTGACCAAAGTACCTATCAACAGGTTTACCAACAGCTGGGGTTGGATAAGCCACTGTATGTCCAGTTTTTTATTTACTTCAATTCACTGATGCATGGGGATTTGGGCAATGCTCTCCTGACTGGGCGACCGGTTATGGATGACATTATCCGTGTGTTCCCTGCCACCATCGAACTTGCCACCATGGCGATTATCGTGGGAGCAGGTCTGGGTGTACCGCTAGGCGTGCTGGCTGCGGCGCGACGTGGTAAGTGGGCGGATTATGTGGTGCGTTTTATCAGTCTGGCCGGTTATTCCACGCCGATATTCTGGGTCGGGATGATGGGGCTGCTGGTGTTCTATGCCTGGCTGAACTGGGTTGGCGGTGCCGGACGGGTTGATATGGCCTACGACGGTTTGGTGGAGAACCGTACCGGCCTGCTACTGGTGGATTCGCTGTTGGCAGGCGAATGGGATGTGTTCCGCAGCGCGCTAAACCATCTGGTGCTGCCAGCCACGATCCTCGGTTTCCACTCGCTGGCCTATATCAGCCGTATGACGCGCAGTTTCATGCTGGCGCAGCTTTCGCAGGAATACATCATTACTGCGCGAGTGAAGGGGCTGTCTGAGTTTCGTGTTGTCTGGGCACATGCGTTTCGCAATATTCTGGTTCAGCTTCTGACGGTGGTAGCGCTAGCCTATGGCTCGCTGCTGGAAGGGGCGGTATTGATCGAAACGGTCTTCTCATGGCCGGGATTTGGTTCTTATCTGACCGGTAGTCTGCTGCTAGGGGATATGAACGCGGTGATGGGATGTGTGTTGCTGGTGGGGTTGATCTTCGTGACGCTTAACCTGCTGTCGGACATGTTGTATCAAATCTTTGATCCGAGGACGAACGCATGA
- a CDS encoding ABC transporter permease — protein MDFPFLYDTFLEIIPGIPLTLQLAVSSVFLGFFLALGLALMQLSSFAVLRSIARTYVLFFRGTPLLVQLFLIYYGLGQFPWIRESLLWPFLREPHWCALLSLSLCTGAYASEIIRGGLQSVPVGQIESARACGMPSFMIFKRIVFPLAIRQALPAYGNELISMVKSTSLASIITLMEITGIAARLIAETYRALEVFLVAGAIYLFINLILTRLLMWTEFTLTPHLRAPGAQPAAKKIKKLGDLQ, from the coding sequence ATGGATTTTCCTTTTCTGTACGACACGTTTCTGGAGATTATTCCCGGTATCCCGTTAACCCTGCAACTGGCGGTCAGTTCGGTCTTTCTGGGCTTCTTTCTGGCGCTGGGCTTAGCACTGATGCAGCTATCATCTTTTGCCGTACTGCGCTCAATTGCCCGAACCTACGTACTGTTTTTCCGCGGCACACCGCTGCTGGTGCAGCTGTTCCTGATTTACTACGGGCTGGGGCAATTCCCTTGGATTCGGGAAAGCCTGCTTTGGCCGTTCCTGCGGGAACCCCACTGGTGCGCGCTACTGTCGCTCAGCCTGTGTACCGGTGCCTATGCCAGTGAAATTATCCGTGGCGGATTGCAGTCCGTTCCCGTCGGCCAGATCGAATCTGCACGCGCCTGCGGTATGCCATCGTTCATGATTTTCAAGCGTATCGTGTTCCCGCTGGCAATACGTCAGGCGCTTCCCGCTTACGGCAATGAGCTGATTTCGATGGTCAAATCGACCTCGCTGGCTTCTATCATTACGCTGATGGAAATCACCGGGATCGCCGCACGCCTCATCGCAGAAACCTACCGGGCGCTAGAAGTCTTCCTGGTCGCTGGTGCTATTTATCTGTTTATTAACCTTATTCTGACACGTTTACTGATGTGGACAGAATTTACGCTTACCCCTCATCTCCGTGCGCCGGGTGCGCAACCGGCAGCGAAAAAAATTAAGAAATTGGGAGATCTGCAATGA
- the nirD gene encoding nitrite reductase small subunit NirD yields the protein MSQWTTVCKLDDILPGTGVCALVDRQQIAVFRPRNDEQVYAISNIDPFAQASVLSRGIVAEHQDDLWVASPLKKQHFRLYDGFCLEDEAYSVATYATQVTNGNVQISIANSDVAVNNSQPLP from the coding sequence ATGAGCCAGTGGACGACGGTATGTAAGTTAGACGACATCCTGCCTGGCACCGGCGTTTGTGCGCTGGTCGATCGGCAGCAAATCGCCGTATTCCGGCCACGTAACGACGAGCAAGTTTACGCCATCAGCAATATCGATCCCTTCGCCCAAGCGAGTGTATTAAGCCGTGGGATAGTGGCCGAGCATCAGGACGATCTTTGGGTCGCAAGCCCATTGAAAAAACAGCATTTCCGCCTTTATGACGGCTTCTGCCTGGAAGATGAAGCCTATTCTGTTGCCACTTATGCTACTCAGGTAACAAACGGTAATGTGCAAATATCCATCGCAAACAGTGATGTAGCGGTTAATAATAGCCAGCCATTACCGTAG
- a CDS encoding ABC transporter permease, producing MNISSEPSVSRGSVMRTPTEKRASRLRLRGARIGGFLLTMLRNPLTAIGSAIVLMLMLVAIFASWIATHDPLVQDLANALQAPSAAHYFGTDEFGRDVFSRLVYGSRITLYIVALVSVTVGPIGLALGVVAGYYGGIVDTILMRITDIFISFPSLVLALAFVAALGPGLEHVVIAITLTAWPPIARLARAETLSLRHADFVSAVKLQGASSIRILLYHIVPLCLPSVIIRITMNMAGIILTAAGLGFLGLGAQPPDPEWGAMISAGRRYMMECWWLVTIPGLAILINSLAFNFLGDGLRDILDPRTE from the coding sequence ATGAATATTTCCTCTGAGCCGTCTGTCAGCCGTGGGTCGGTAATGCGGACACCAACGGAAAAACGCGCGAGCCGCCTGCGGTTACGTGGCGCGCGAATCGGCGGGTTTCTCTTGACGATGCTGCGCAATCCGCTCACCGCAATTGGTTCTGCGATTGTGTTGATGTTGATGCTGGTTGCTATCTTCGCGTCGTGGATCGCCACGCACGACCCGTTGGTACAGGATTTGGCCAACGCGCTACAGGCACCGAGTGCGGCACATTACTTTGGTACTGATGAGTTTGGGCGCGATGTATTTAGTCGTCTGGTTTATGGTTCACGTATCACCCTGTATATCGTGGCGCTGGTGTCGGTCACCGTTGGGCCAATCGGGCTGGCGCTGGGCGTGGTGGCGGGGTATTACGGTGGCATTGTTGACACCATCTTGATGCGCATCACCGATATCTTTATTTCGTTCCCCAGTCTGGTATTGGCGCTGGCGTTCGTGGCGGCACTCGGCCCTGGTCTGGAGCATGTGGTGATCGCGATCACGCTGACGGCCTGGCCGCCGATTGCTCGTCTGGCAAGGGCGGAGACGCTGTCGCTGCGTCACGCGGACTTTGTTTCTGCCGTGAAGCTGCAAGGGGCTTCTTCTATCCGCATCTTGCTGTACCACATTGTACCGCTGTGCCTGCCATCGGTGATTATTCGTATCACCATGAATATGGCGGGCATCATTCTGACAGCGGCGGGTCTGGGCTTTCTGGGGTTGGGAGCACAGCCGCCCGATCCTGAATGGGGTGCGATGATCTCTGCGGGTCGTCGTTACATGATGGAGTGCTGGTGGTTAGTAACTATTCCGGGGCTGGCAATTTTGATTAACAGCCTGGCGTTCAATTTCCTTGGAGACGGCCTACGTGACATCCTCGATCCCAGAACTGAATAA